A region from the Lysobacter sp. BMK333-48F3 genome encodes:
- a CDS encoding DUF6249 domain-containing protein, producing MDVEVLIPITLFICIVMAIKIAVEARFRSKLLSTGGADELLRSMARDEDQRRRHGALRWGIVLVLLAAAFGIIEGAGWREVTPGMVAVLLAACGLGNLAYYFISRRLG from the coding sequence ATGGATGTCGAAGTCCTGATTCCGATCACCCTGTTCATCTGCATCGTCATGGCGATCAAGATCGCCGTCGAGGCGCGCTTCCGCAGCAAGCTGCTGTCCACCGGCGGCGCCGACGAGCTGCTGCGCTCGATGGCCCGCGACGAAGACCAGCGCCGCCGCCACGGCGCGCTGCGCTGGGGCATCGTCCTGGTCCTGCTGGCCGCCGCGTTCGGCATCATCGAGGGCGCCGGCTGGCGCGAAGTCACCCCGGGCATGGTCGCGGTGCTGCTGGCGGCCTGCGGCCTGGGCAACCTGGCGTACTACTTCATCTCGCGCCGGCTGGGCTGA
- a CDS encoding sigma-70 family RNA polymerase sigma factor: MTGESDRPDHPDRLLVSAVLERAPGAFERLVREYQGLCWHIIQRMVRHPDDTRELCQEAFLRVHQCLHQYRHESPLKSWIGQVAYSVAKRHLERKRIPIVEAADDEDALSPLDSVSDGFDLEAACADEEIAAGLHAEIEALPPLQRTLLTLYHLEELPIGEIAAMTGLAEGTIKSHLFRTRARLRQRLEARLGEFA; the protein is encoded by the coding sequence ATGACCGGCGAATCCGACCGTCCCGACCATCCCGACCGCCTGCTGGTGAGCGCCGTGCTCGAGCGCGCCCCGGGCGCGTTCGAGCGCCTGGTGCGCGAGTACCAGGGCCTGTGCTGGCACATCATCCAACGCATGGTCCGGCACCCGGACGATACCCGCGAGCTGTGCCAGGAGGCGTTCCTGCGCGTGCACCAGTGCCTGCACCAGTACCGGCACGAGAGCCCGCTCAAGTCCTGGATCGGCCAGGTCGCCTATTCGGTGGCCAAGCGCCATCTGGAGCGCAAGCGGATCCCGATCGTGGAGGCCGCCGACGACGAGGACGCGCTGTCGCCGCTGGACAGCGTCAGCGACGGCTTCGACCTGGAGGCGGCCTGCGCCGACGAAGAGATCGCCGCCGGCCTGCACGCCGAGATCGAGGCCCTGCCGCCGTTGCAACGCACCTTGTTGACCCTGTATCACCTGGAAGAACTGCCGATCGGCGAGATCGCCGCGATGACCGGCCTCGCCGAAGGTACGATCAAAAGCCACCTGTTCCGAACCCGGGCGCGGCTGCGCCAGCGCCTGGAAGCCCGGTTGGGAGAATTCGCATGA
- a CDS encoding sigma-70 family RNA polymerase sigma factor, translating to MERNEIEQGGYAAADAMFTVAWRENLPELEARARRFAEGQRDRAEELLGNTAMKAWLFMRNSPQTITDPCGILFVVMRHVFLDSVRQRNRDREVFDRNRDIDSDAAGFAHDGLSALQQLELDEQLDRVIVAVSKMSREQRRLFAYRFIDDLPYPEIAARLHINQPLARKRVELLRNRLRSAVGD from the coding sequence ATGGAACGTAACGAAATCGAACAGGGCGGTTACGCTGCGGCCGATGCGATGTTCACCGTCGCCTGGCGCGAGAATCTGCCCGAACTGGAAGCGCGCGCGCGGCGTTTCGCCGAAGGCCAGCGCGACCGCGCCGAGGAGTTGCTCGGCAATACCGCGATGAAGGCATGGCTGTTCATGCGCAATTCGCCGCAGACGATCACCGACCCGTGCGGAATCCTGTTCGTGGTCATGCGCCATGTCTTTCTCGACAGCGTGCGCCAACGCAACCGCGACCGCGAAGTCTTCGACCGCAACCGCGACATCGACAGCGATGCCGCCGGCTTCGCCCACGACGGCCTGTCGGCGCTGCAGCAACTCGAGCTGGACGAGCAGCTCGACCGGGTGATCGTCGCGGTATCGAAGATGAGCCGCGAGCAGCGCCGTCTGTTCGCCTACCGATTCATCGACGACCTGCCGTACCCGGAAATCGCCGCGCGCCTGCACATCAACCAGCCCCTGGCGCGCAAGCGGGTGGAACTGTTGCGCAATCGGCTGCGCAGCGCGGTCGGCGACTGA
- a CDS encoding polysaccharide deacetylase family protein: MRPFPSVAAPWGRAAILSLILSLAAAAGAVAAPPPDRRLALTVDDLPWVPLPEVPTAEVLPGHRRLVAAVARAGVPVVGFVNEGKLEDRGRIDPERLQMLRDWRDAGAELGNHSYGHSDLHAVGLAAYQADILRGERQLKALTDEKSQPAPRWFRHPYLRAGRSVEDKAALQAFLAEHGYRIAPVTVDNADWIWAGAYLRLDQRGDARLKARLRRDYLRYMGAKLDYYERQSIALLGYNLPQVWLIHANLLNADAYGELIAMARKRGYRFVGLDEALRDRAYQRADAYLGPAGPSWLHRWAIGERKPPTFFAGEPETPDWVLNLAGVESE; this comes from the coding sequence ATGCGTCCGTTTCCGTCCGTCGCGGCCCCGTGGGGCCGTGCTGCGATCCTGAGCCTGATCCTGAGTCTTGCCGCCGCGGCCGGCGCGGTCGCCGCGCCGCCGCCGGACCGGCGCCTCGCCCTGACCGTCGACGACCTGCCCTGGGTGCCCTTGCCCGAGGTTCCCACCGCCGAGGTCCTGCCCGGACACCGGCGCCTGGTCGCAGCGGTCGCCCGCGCCGGCGTGCCGGTGGTCGGCTTCGTCAACGAAGGCAAGCTCGAAGACCGCGGCCGGATCGATCCCGAGCGCCTGCAGATGCTGCGCGACTGGCGCGATGCCGGAGCCGAACTCGGCAACCACAGCTACGGCCATTCCGACCTGCACGCGGTCGGGCTGGCGGCCTACCAGGCCGACATCCTGCGCGGCGAGCGTCAGCTCAAGGCGCTGACGGACGAGAAGTCGCAGCCGGCTCCGCGCTGGTTCCGCCATCCCTATCTGCGCGCGGGCCGCAGCGTCGAGGACAAGGCCGCCCTGCAGGCTTTTCTCGCCGAGCACGGCTACCGCATCGCCCCGGTAACGGTCGACAACGCCGACTGGATCTGGGCCGGGGCCTACCTGCGCCTGGACCAGCGCGGCGACGCCCGGCTCAAGGCGCGCCTGCGCCGCGACTACCTGCGCTACATGGGCGCCAAGCTCGACTACTACGAGCGGCAATCGATCGCCCTGCTCGGCTACAACCTGCCGCAGGTGTGGCTGATCCACGCCAACCTGCTCAACGCCGACGCCTACGGCGAGCTGATCGCGATGGCGCGCAAGCGCGGCTACCGTTTCGTCGGCCTCGACGAAGCGCTGCGCGACCGCGCCTACCAGCGCGCCGACGCCTACCTCGGCCCGGCCGGGCCGAGCTGGCTGCACCGCTGGGCGATCGGCGAACGCAAACCGCCGACGTTCTTCGCCGGCGAACCGGAAACCCCGGACTGGGTGTTGAACCTGGCCGGGGTGGAGTCGGAGTAG
- a CDS encoding RebB family R body protein, producing MAAPDTPVNSQITDAVTQTNVKVVAEAPAQAIASLYQVSSHSAGLSLQNAVYSQQALNQISTAVVSKAVALIMSIGEKS from the coding sequence ATGGCCGCTCCCGATACTCCCGTCAATTCGCAGATCACCGATGCAGTCACCCAGACCAACGTAAAAGTCGTCGCCGAAGCGCCCGCGCAAGCGATCGCCTCGCTGTACCAGGTATCCAGCCATTCGGCCGGGCTTTCGCTGCAGAACGCGGTGTACAGCCAGCAGGCCCTGAACCAGATCTCGACGGCGGTAGTGTCCAAGGCGGTCGCGCTGATCATGTCGATCGGGGAGAAGTCGTGA
- a CDS encoding slipin family protein: MFWIKKVVVGDAERVLVYRNRRIERVLGPGVHKLTDFGNELELTVHAIVQPQYSGNDGEALIAGLAERLYDDFVLADIGSDEVGLMLRNGRIADVLNPGTRRLYWKGLGQVKIRAIALGEGLEIEREIVDGLRQIGWLERVAVAGNVPSESAGLLFVDGTLVRELAPGAYAFWNLRKNVAVETVELRVQAMEVSGQELLTRDKVSLRVNLAASLRVTDPVAARTRVAKYAEHVYRELQYGLRKAVSAKSLDELLGDKASLDADIFGYVRGQVGQFGIEVLGVGVKDVILPGEMKEILNGVVQAEKTAQANVIRRREEANATRSLLNTAKLIEDSPVLMRLKELEALEKITEKIDKLTVFGGLEGVMKQLVSLKGHG, translated from the coding sequence ATGTTCTGGATCAAGAAGGTCGTGGTCGGCGATGCCGAGCGCGTCCTGGTGTACCGCAACCGCCGCATCGAGCGCGTGCTCGGTCCCGGCGTGCACAAGCTGACCGACTTCGGCAACGAACTCGAGCTGACCGTCCACGCCATCGTCCAGCCGCAATACAGCGGCAACGACGGCGAGGCGCTGATTGCCGGCCTGGCCGAGCGCCTGTACGACGACTTCGTCCTGGCCGACATCGGCAGCGACGAGGTCGGCCTGATGCTGCGCAACGGCCGCATCGCCGATGTGCTCAATCCCGGCACTCGCCGCCTGTACTGGAAGGGCCTGGGCCAGGTGAAGATCCGCGCGATCGCGCTGGGCGAGGGCCTGGAGATCGAGCGCGAGATCGTCGACGGCCTGCGCCAGATCGGTTGGCTGGAGCGCGTCGCCGTCGCCGGCAACGTGCCCTCCGAGTCCGCCGGCCTGTTGTTCGTCGACGGCACCCTGGTGCGCGAACTGGCGCCGGGCGCGTACGCGTTCTGGAACCTGCGCAAGAACGTCGCGGTCGAGACCGTGGAGCTGCGCGTACAGGCGATGGAGGTATCGGGCCAGGAGCTGCTGACCCGCGACAAGGTCTCCTTGCGCGTCAACCTGGCCGCGAGCCTGCGCGTGACCGACCCGGTCGCCGCGCGCACCCGCGTCGCCAAGTACGCCGAGCATGTCTACCGCGAGCTGCAGTACGGCTTGCGCAAGGCGGTGTCGGCCAAGAGCCTGGACGAGCTGCTCGGCGACAAGGCCTCGCTCGACGCCGACATCTTCGGCTACGTGCGCGGCCAGGTCGGCCAGTTCGGCATCGAGGTGCTCGGCGTGGGCGTCAAGGACGTGATCCTGCCGGGCGAGATGAAGGAGATCCTCAACGGCGTGGTGCAGGCGGAAAAGACGGCGCAGGCTAACGTGATCCGCCGCCGCGAGGAGGCGAACGCGACCCGCAGCCTGCTCAACACCGCCAAGCTGATCGAGGACAGCCCGGTGCTGATGCGGCTCAAGGAGCTCGAGGCGCTGGAGAAGATCACCGAGAAGATCGACAAGTTGACCGTGTTCGGCGGTCTGGAGGGAGTCATGAAGCAACTGGTCAGCCTCAAGGGCCACGGCTGA
- a CDS encoding Lrp/AsnC family transcriptional regulator, whose product MKTLDDTDRKLIALLQDNARLSTVALAKAVGLARSSVQERLQRLESAGVIAQYTLRLGSGGDPLRAWLLLRYGEGFSCDDVVPPLIVLPQVRAIHSVAGEIDLMVLVETAGPGELADLRERVAALKGVDDVTTLPVLRTALERG is encoded by the coding sequence ATGAAGACCCTCGACGACACCGACCGCAAGCTGATCGCCCTGCTGCAGGACAACGCCCGTCTGTCGACCGTCGCCCTGGCCAAGGCGGTCGGACTGGCGCGCAGTTCGGTGCAGGAGCGCCTGCAGCGGCTGGAGTCGGCCGGGGTGATCGCCCAGTACACGCTGCGCCTGGGCAGCGGCGGGGATCCGTTGCGCGCCTGGCTGCTGCTGCGTTACGGCGAAGGCTTCAGCTGCGACGACGTAGTGCCGCCGCTGATCGTGTTGCCGCAAGTGCGCGCGATCCACAGCGTCGCCGGCGAGATCGACCTGATGGTGCTGGTGGAAACCGCCGGCCCCGGCGAACTGGCGGACCTGCGCGAGCGGGTCGCGGCCTTGAAGGGCGTGGACGACGTGACCACGCTGCCGGTGCTGCGCACCGCGTTGGAGCGGGGCTGA
- a CDS encoding cysteine hydrolase family protein, with translation MSDLASAALASAAMIPIDVQRGFDFPPWGARNNPAMEANGRRLLAAWRETGRPLIHVRHDSVLPDSTLHPSHPGNDFREGFEPLPDEPLVTKSVNAAFIGTDLDLRLRRLGVDTVVLFGISTDMCVSTTARVAANLGYRVLVVGDACFCFDLVDAEGRRIDADTVSRAHLATLHAEFAEVVDTQALLSRLRAD, from the coding sequence ATGTCCGACCTCGCTTCCGCTGCCCTGGCTTCTGCCGCAATGATCCCGATCGACGTGCAGCGCGGTTTCGACTTTCCGCCCTGGGGCGCGCGCAACAACCCGGCGATGGAAGCCAACGGCCGACGCCTGCTCGCCGCCTGGCGCGAAACCGGCCGGCCGCTGATCCATGTCCGCCACGACTCGGTCCTGCCCGATTCGACCCTGCACCCCTCGCATCCGGGCAACGATTTTCGCGAAGGCTTCGAACCGCTGCCGGACGAGCCGCTGGTGACCAAGTCGGTCAACGCCGCCTTCATCGGCACCGATCTGGACCTGCGCCTGCGCCGCCTCGGCGTCGACACGGTGGTGCTGTTCGGCATCAGCACCGACATGTGCGTATCGACCACCGCGCGGGTCGCGGCCAATCTGGGCTATCGCGTGCTGGTCGTCGGCGACGCCTGCTTCTGCTTCGACCTGGTCGATGCCGAAGGCCGGCGCATCGATGCCGACACCGTCAGCCGCGCGCATCTGGCGACCCTGCACGCGGAGTTCGCCGAAGTCGTCGACACCCAGGCCTTGTTGTCGCGCCTTCGCGCGGACTGA